The following coding sequences lie in one Halorarum halophilum genomic window:
- a CDS encoding 50S ribosomal protein L22 — MGINYSVDADPDASAKGMLRERQLSLKHSKAVARAIKGETVTDAEEYLEAVLAGDRSVPFRQHNSGVGHRSDIDGWDAGRYPEKATEDFQKLLENVKNNADRQGFDADEMVIDHVAAHKVGEQQGRKPRAMGRASPWNSTQVDVEMILTEPEEAE; from the coding sequence ATGGGAATCAACTACAGCGTCGACGCCGACCCGGACGCCTCCGCCAAGGGGATGCTCCGGGAGCGGCAACTCAGCCTGAAGCACAGCAAGGCCGTCGCCCGCGCCATCAAGGGCGAGACGGTCACCGACGCCGAGGAGTACCTCGAAGCGGTACTCGCCGGCGACCGGTCCGTCCCGTTCAGACAGCACAACTCCGGCGTCGGACACCGCTCCGACATCGACGGCTGGGACGCCGGCCGCTACCCGGAGAAGGCGACCGAGGACTTCCAGAAGCTCCTCGAGAACGTCAAGAACAACGCCGACCGCCAGGGCTTCGACGCCGACGAGATGGTCATCGACCACGTCGCCGCCCACAAGGTCGGCGAACAGCAGGGCCGCAAGCCCCGCGCGATGGGGCGCGCCTCGCCCTGGAACTCCACGCAGGTCGACGTCGAAATGATACTCACGGAACCGGAGGAGGCCGAATAA
- a CDS encoding 30S ribosomal protein S3 — MADEHQFIEDGLQRSQINEFFETELGRAGYGGMDVAKTPMGTQIVLKAEKPGMVIGKGGKNIRKVTRELEERFDMDDPQIDVQEVDEPDLNAKIVADRLANALERGWYFRKAGHTTIDRIMDAGALGAEIVLSGKVTGARSRVEKFNRGYVKHNGEPAEDVVDEGQGVAVMKLGTIGVTVKIIPPGAKLPDDFDINEDAEAPEVEQTVEEEGVEDLLADVEEGETPEVPDHDEPEIPDESPEEAIDEEIVEEVVEEAQSTDSSRETAEGAPEESNVGTASEEAVEVAEEEDLDEDVEAEAEELVAEMEAEEESETDDSAESDADEDTTDEAEDGDEAETADDDTDEGEE, encoded by the coding sequence ATGGCGGACGAGCACCAGTTCATCGAGGACGGGCTCCAGCGGAGCCAGATCAACGAGTTCTTCGAGACCGAACTCGGCCGCGCCGGCTACGGCGGCATGGACGTCGCCAAGACCCCGATGGGGACCCAGATCGTCCTGAAGGCCGAGAAGCCCGGCATGGTCATCGGCAAGGGCGGGAAGAACATCCGGAAGGTCACCCGCGAACTCGAGGAGCGGTTCGACATGGACGACCCGCAGATCGACGTGCAGGAGGTCGACGAACCCGACCTCAACGCGAAGATCGTCGCGGACCGTCTCGCGAACGCGCTCGAGCGCGGCTGGTACTTCCGGAAGGCCGGTCACACCACGATCGACCGCATCATGGACGCCGGCGCGCTGGGCGCCGAGATCGTCCTGAGCGGGAAGGTCACCGGCGCCCGCTCGCGCGTCGAGAAGTTCAACCGCGGCTACGTCAAGCACAACGGCGAGCCCGCGGAGGACGTCGTCGACGAGGGCCAGGGCGTCGCGGTCATGAAGCTCGGCACCATCGGCGTCACGGTGAAGATCATCCCGCCGGGTGCGAAGCTGCCGGACGACTTCGACATCAACGAGGACGCCGAGGCTCCCGAGGTCGAACAGACCGTCGAGGAGGAGGGCGTCGAGGATCTCCTCGCCGACGTCGAGGAGGGCGAGACCCCCGAGGTCCCCGACCACGACGAGCCCGAGATCCCCGACGAGTCGCCCGAGGAGGCCATCGACGAGGAGATCGTCGAGGAGGTCGTCGAGGAGGCCCAGAGCACCGACTCCAGCCGGGAGACCGCCGAGGGCGCCCCGGAGGAGTCCAACGTCGGAACCGCATCCGAGGAGGCCGTCGAGGTCGCCGAGGAGGAGGACCTCGACGAGGACGTCGAGGCCGAGGCCGAGGAGCTCGTCGCCGAGATGGAGGCCGAGGAGGAGTCCGAGACCGACGACTCCGCGGAATCCGACGCCGACGAGGACACGACCGACGAGGCCGAGGACGGCGACGAGGCGGAGACGGCCGACGACGACACCGACGAGGGGGAGGAGTAG
- the rpmC gene encoding 50S ribosomal protein L29: MAILHVAEIRDMTPAEREAELDELETELLNAKAVQAAGGAPENPGRVGELRKTIARIKTIRREEGDIDETEE; this comes from the coding sequence ATGGCGATCCTCCACGTCGCGGAGATCCGCGACATGACGCCCGCCGAGCGGGAGGCCGAGCTCGACGAACTCGAGACGGAACTGCTCAACGCCAAGGCCGTGCAGGCCGCGGGTGGCGCGCCCGAGAACCCCGGGCGGGTCGGCGAACTGCGAAAGACCATCGCGCGGATCAAGACGATCCGGCGAGAAGAAGGCGACATCGACGAGACCGAGGAGTAA
- a CDS encoding ribonuclease P protein component 1 gives MPLTPETLTRHELIGLPVRVAAAASDAHAGIAGRVVSESQRTISIRTDSGDKQVPKRGATFEFALPSAHDSVETAPAGQAASGPTNEAAGARKPPGSTCELPSLDADTLAVGTEQDDTAGVTAGQSGGCEDVVYVTVDGARLLSRPAFRTERAGDSTWQ, from the coding sequence ATGCCACTGACCCCCGAGACGCTCACGCGACACGAACTCATCGGGCTGCCCGTTCGGGTGGCCGCCGCCGCCAGCGACGCCCACGCGGGCATCGCCGGGCGCGTCGTGTCCGAGAGCCAGCGGACCATATCTATCCGCACCGACTCGGGGGACAAACAGGTACCCAAACGGGGCGCGACGTTCGAGTTCGCGCTCCCCTCGGCTCACGATTCCGTCGAAACCGCTCCCGCCGGGCAGGCGGCGAGCGGGCCCACAAATGAAGCCGCCGGGGCGCGCAAGCCCCCGGGGTCCACGTGCGAACTTCCGTCGCTCGACGCCGACACTCTGGCCGTCGGCACCGAGCAGGACGATACTGCCGGGGTCACAGCCGGTCAGTCGGGCGGTTGCGAGGACGTGGTCTACGTTACGGTGGATGGGGCCAGACTGCTCTCACGACCCGCCTTCCGCACGGAACGTGCGGGTGATTCGACATGGCAATAG
- a CDS encoding 30S ribosomal protein S17 produces MAIGLNTDEPEETCSDENCPYHGTLSVRGQTIEGTVASTAMDKTVVVEREYDVFVPKYDRYMKRRSRVPAHCSPCLDVEEGDEVRIAETRPLSKTKSHVVVEIREGDS; encoded by the coding sequence ATGGCAATAGGACTGAACACAGACGAACCGGAGGAGACCTGCTCCGACGAGAACTGTCCGTACCACGGGACGCTGTCCGTGCGCGGTCAGACGATCGAAGGAACGGTCGCCTCCACAGCGATGGACAAGACCGTCGTCGTGGAGCGGGAGTACGACGTCTTCGTACCGAAGTACGACCGCTACATGAAACGACGGAGCCGCGTCCCCGCGCACTGCTCGCCCTGCCTCGACGTCGAGGAAGGCGACGAGGTGCGCATCGCCGAGACGCGACCGCTCTCGAAGACGAAATCCCACGTGGTCGTCGAGATCCGGGAGGGTGATTCCTGA
- a CDS encoding 50S ribosomal protein L14, translating into MEALKADVTQGLEKGSLIACADNTGARELKVISVSGYTGTKNRHPKAGVGDKVTVSVTKGTPEMRRQVLEAVIVRQRKPIRRPDGTRVKFADNAAVVIDDMSEPRGTEIKGPIAREVAERFGSIASTATQIV; encoded by the coding sequence ATGGAAGCCCTCAAGGCCGACGTCACGCAGGGGCTCGAGAAGGGGTCGCTCATCGCGTGTGCCGACAACACAGGCGCGCGTGAGCTGAAGGTTATCAGCGTCTCCGGCTACACCGGGACCAAGAACAGACACCCCAAAGCGGGAGTGGGCGACAAGGTGACCGTCTCGGTCACCAAGGGCACGCCCGAGATGCGCCGACAGGTCCTCGAGGCCGTCATCGTGCGTCAACGGAAGCCCATCCGTCGCCCCGACGGCACGCGCGTGAAGTTCGCGGACAACGCTGCAGTCGTCATCGACGACATGAGCGAGCCGCGCGGGACCGAGATCAAGGGTCCCATCGCGCGCGAGGTCGCCGAACGCTTCGGGAGCATCGCATCGACAGCGACGCAGATCGTATGA
- the rplX gene encoding 50S ribosomal protein L24 has translation MTKQPHKQRTRQRDAPLHERHKQVRATLSADLREEYGQRSVRVNAGDTVEVMRGDFAGEEAEVVSVDLRDAKIHVEDVTIESADGEEVPRPLDTSNVRVVGLALDDERREARLESDEEAA, from the coding sequence ATGACAAAGCAACCGCACAAACAGCGCACCCGACAGCGGGACGCGCCCCTTCACGAGCGACACAAGCAGGTTCGCGCCACCCTCTCGGCCGACCTCCGCGAGGAGTACGGCCAGCGGAGCGTCCGCGTCAACGCGGGCGACACCGTCGAGGTCATGCGCGGCGACTTCGCCGGCGAGGAGGCCGAGGTCGTCTCGGTCGACCTGCGCGACGCGAAGATCCACGTCGAGGACGTGACGATCGAGTCGGCCGACGGGGAGGAAGTCCCCCGGCCGCTCGACACCTCGAACGTGCGCGTGGTGGGGCTCGCCCTCGACGACGAGCGCCGCGAGGCGCGTCTCGAGTCGGACGAGGAGGCAGCATAA
- a CDS encoding 30S ribosomal protein S4e, with product MSNHQKRLSAPNSWPVERKESTFTVKAGAGPHGESGVPLLIVLRDVLGYVDSKKEARYALDNDSVLVNGVAVSDEARPVGMFDILAFREREEFFRVFPGEGGRLALTPIDEESASSRLGKVEGKTQVAGGGFQYTLHDGTTLQDDEGEYSGKDSLVVDNETKEVVAHFPYEEGALVTAVDGTHSGEIGTLEEISVTPGSGANGVTVSRDDEDDFETVEKYVVVIDENFTGNDAATDTAGDDS from the coding sequence ATGAGTAACCATCAGAAGCGACTGTCGGCCCCGAACTCGTGGCCGGTCGAACGGAAGGAATCGACGTTCACCGTGAAGGCGGGCGCGGGCCCCCACGGCGAGTCGGGCGTCCCCCTGCTCATCGTCCTCCGGGACGTGCTGGGGTACGTCGACTCGAAGAAGGAGGCGCGCTACGCGCTCGACAACGACTCCGTGCTCGTGAACGGCGTGGCGGTGTCCGACGAGGCCCGCCCGGTCGGGATGTTCGACATCCTTGCGTTCCGCGAGCGCGAGGAGTTCTTCCGCGTGTTCCCGGGCGAGGGCGGGCGTCTCGCGCTCACCCCCATCGACGAGGAGTCCGCCTCCTCGCGGCTCGGGAAGGTCGAGGGCAAGACGCAGGTCGCCGGCGGCGGGTTCCAGTACACGCTGCACGACGGCACGACGCTCCAGGACGACGAGGGCGAGTACAGCGGCAAGGACTCGCTCGTCGTCGACAACGAGACGAAGGAGGTCGTCGCGCACTTCCCCTACGAGGAGGGTGCGCTCGTCACCGCGGTCGACGGGACCCACTCCGGCGAGATCGGCACGCTCGAGGAGATCTCCGTCACCCCCGGCTCAGGCGCCAACGGCGTCACCGTGAGCCGGGACGACGAGGACGACTTCGAGACCGTCGAGAAGTACGTCGTCGTCATCGACGAGAACTTCACGGGGAACGACGCGGCCACCGACACCGCGGGGGATGATTCCTGA
- a CDS encoding 50S ribosomal protein L5 gives MMSEAESEIHEMREPRIDKVVVHMGVGRGGRELANAEEILEEITGQESVRTTAKRAINEFDIRPGDPIGAKVTLRDENALEFLDTALELVDLSADQFDDNGNFSFGVAEHTEFPSQEYDPSIGIYGLDVTVALTRPGYRVSKRDKVSRSLPTRHRMSVEDAVEFLEREFEVEVNE, from the coding sequence CTGATGTCTGAGGCCGAGTCCGAGATCCACGAGATGCGCGAACCGCGCATCGACAAGGTCGTCGTCCACATGGGCGTCGGCCGCGGCGGGCGCGAGCTCGCGAACGCCGAGGAGATCCTCGAGGAGATCACCGGCCAGGAGTCGGTTCGAACGACGGCCAAGCGGGCCATCAACGAGTTCGACATCCGTCCGGGCGATCCCATCGGCGCGAAGGTCACCCTTCGCGACGAGAACGCCCTCGAGTTCCTCGACACGGCGCTCGAACTGGTCGACCTCTCGGCCGACCAGTTCGACGACAACGGCAACTTCAGCTTCGGCGTGGCGGAACACACCGAGTTCCCCAGCCAGGAGTACGACCCGAGCATCGGCATCTACGGGCTCGACGTGACGGTCGCGCTCACGCGACCGGGCTACCGCGTCTCCAAGCGGGACAAGGTCAGCCGGTCGCTGCCGACCAGGCACCGCATGTCCGTCGAGGACGCGGTCGAGTTCCTCGAGCGCGAGTTCGAGGTCGAGGTGAACGAATGA
- a CDS encoding 30S ribosomal protein S14, producing the protein MSDAEIEQTGPESTGEHAEKRTGQRHECRRCGRKQGLVGKYDINLCRQCFREVARDMGFRKYR; encoded by the coding sequence ATGAGCGACGCAGAAATCGAACAGACGGGCCCCGAATCGACGGGCGAACACGCGGAGAAGCGCACGGGCCAGCGGCACGAGTGCCGCCGGTGCGGGCGGAAACAGGGACTTGTCGGCAAGTACGACATCAACCTCTGCCGCCAGTGCTTCCGCGAGGTCGCCCGCGACATGGGCTTCCGCAAGTACCGATAA
- a CDS encoding 30S ribosomal protein S8, whose translation MAGNDPLSDALGGLDNAESVGHLDYTVKPASNIVGSILEVLYDRGYVDGFEYVEDGKAGLFEVELKGAINECGAVKPRYSVGADDYERWEKRYLPARDYGALIVTTSHGVMSHYEAREQGIGGQVIAYVY comes from the coding sequence ATGGCAGGCAACGATCCCCTCTCCGACGCGCTCGGCGGTCTCGACAACGCCGAGAGCGTCGGCCACTTGGATTACACGGTGAAGCCCGCCTCGAACATCGTCGGCTCCATCCTCGAAGTACTGTACGACCGCGGCTACGTCGACGGCTTCGAGTACGTCGAGGACGGGAAGGCCGGCCTGTTCGAGGTCGAACTGAAAGGCGCCATCAACGAGTGTGGCGCGGTGAAGCCCCGATACTCCGTGGGCGCGGACGACTACGAACGATGGGAGAAGCGGTACCTCCCCGCCCGCGACTACGGCGCGCTCATCGTGACCACCTCGCACGGCGTCATGAGCCACTACGAGGCCCGCGAACAGGGCATCGGTGGTCAGGTAATCGCATACGTATACTGA
- a CDS encoding 50S ribosomal protein L6, producing MARTEIELPEDVSAELDHLDLTVEGPNGSATRRLWYPNVGVSVEDGAVVIEHDDDAGRKTTATVGTFRSHVRNMIHGVTDEWEYKMEVFYAHFPMDVSVEGDDVVITNFLGEKAPRRAAIRGDTDVQIDGEELTLTGPSKEDVGQTAANIEQLTRVTDKDSRVFQDGVYITEKPTGGA from the coding sequence ATGGCACGAACAGAAATCGAACTACCCGAGGACGTGTCGGCCGAACTCGACCACCTCGACCTCACGGTCGAGGGGCCGAACGGCTCGGCGACGCGTCGCCTGTGGTATCCGAACGTCGGCGTCTCCGTCGAGGACGGCGCGGTCGTCATCGAACACGACGACGACGCGGGCCGGAAGACGACGGCCACCGTCGGCACCTTCCGGAGCCACGTTCGGAACATGATCCACGGCGTCACCGACGAGTGGGAGTACAAGATGGAAGTCTTCTACGCCCACTTCCCGATGGACGTCTCCGTGGAGGGCGACGACGTCGTCATCACGAACTTCCTCGGGGAGAAGGCCCCACGCCGCGCGGCGATCCGCGGCGACACGGACGTACAGATCGACGGGGAGGAGCTCACCCTCACGGGTCCCTCGAAGGAGGACGTCGGACAGACGGCGGCCAACATCGAGCAGCTCACCCGCGTCACGGACAAGGACTCGCGCGTCTTCCAGGACGGCGTGTACATCACCGAGAAACCGACGGGAGGTGCCTGA
- a CDS encoding 50S ribosomal protein L32e yields MADEDIESLEDISGVGPSKADALREAGYETVEDVKAASQSELADVEGVGNALAARIKADVGGLEVESEDETEAEIEEEEPEAEEAEEAEAVETELRPRGHADKTPDLDDETARALAQKHREGMPQFNRQDYHKKKRTPTSWRRPRGGLSKQRRGIKGKGPKVAAGYGSPKGARGLHPSGFEEVHVHNADDLESVDAGTEAVRIASGVGARKRENIEDICEDREIRVLNPTYVEVEVDDE; encoded by the coding sequence ATGGCTGACGAAGACATCGAGAGCCTCGAGGACATCTCCGGGGTCGGCCCCTCGAAGGCGGACGCGCTCCGCGAGGCCGGCTACGAGACCGTCGAGGACGTGAAGGCTGCTTCCCAGTCGGAACTGGCGGACGTCGAGGGCGTCGGAAACGCCCTCGCGGCCCGCATCAAGGCCGACGTCGGCGGCCTGGAGGTCGAGTCGGAGGACGAGACCGAGGCCGAAATCGAGGAGGAGGAGCCCGAGGCCGAGGAGGCCGAGGAAGCCGAAGCGGTCGAGACGGAGCTGCGCCCGCGCGGCCACGCCGACAAGACCCCCGACCTCGACGACGAGACGGCGCGTGCGCTCGCCCAGAAGCACCGCGAGGGCATGCCCCAGTTCAACCGACAGGACTACCACAAGAAGAAGCGGACGCCGACCTCGTGGCGCCGCCCGCGCGGCGGACTCTCGAAGCAGCGTCGCGGCATCAAGGGCAAGGGCCCCAAGGTCGCGGCCGGCTACGGCTCCCCCAAGGGCGCCCGCGGCCTGCACCCGAGCGGTTTCGAGGAGGTCCACGTCCACAACGCGGACGACCTCGAGTCCGTCGACGCCGGCACCGAGGCGGTGCGCATCGCCTCCGGCGTCGGCGCGCGCAAGCGCGAGAACATCGAGGACATCTGTGAGGACCGCGAGATCCGCGTCCTCAACCCGACCTACGTGGAAGTGGAGGTCGACGATGAGTGA
- a CDS encoding 50S ribosomal protein L19e: MSDLSAQRRLAADVLDVGKSRVWFNPEAQSELADSITREDIREQIQQGNIRAEDAKSNSRGRARERDEKRSYGHRKGAGSRKGKAGGRQDSKSDWIARIRAQRARLKELRDDGPLDRSQYRELYDKASGGEFEDVRRLESYVVNNYDVTLEDE, from the coding sequence ATGAGTGATCTGAGCGCCCAGCGACGGCTCGCCGCCGACGTCCTCGACGTCGGCAAGAGCCGCGTCTGGTTCAACCCGGAGGCACAGTCCGAGCTGGCGGATTCGATCACGCGCGAGGACATCCGCGAGCAGATCCAGCAGGGCAACATCCGCGCGGAGGACGCGAAGTCGAACTCCCGCGGCCGCGCCCGCGAGCGCGACGAGAAGCGCTCGTACGGACACCGCAAGGGCGCCGGCTCCCGGAAGGGGAAGGCCGGCGGCCGGCAGGACTCGAAGTCCGACTGGATCGCCCGCATCCGCGCACAGCGTGCACGCCTGAAGGAACTCCGCGACGACGGCCCGCTCGACCGCTCGCAGTACCGCGAGCTGTACGACAAGGCCTCCGGCGGGGAGTTCGAGGACGTGCGCCGGCTCGAATCGTACGTCGTGAACAACTACGACGTGACACTGGAGGACGAATAA
- a CDS encoding 50S ribosomal protein L18, translating into MATGPRYKVPMRRRREVRTDYHQRLRLLKSGKPRLVARVSNKHVRAQLVTPGPSGDETHAAASSEDLSEYGWEAPTGNIPSAYLTGYLAGLRAVDAGLDEAVLDIGLNTATPGNKTFAVQEGAIDAGLDIPHNEDVLAEWPRNRGEDIAAYAESLDEPLYSGEFDAADLPDHFDEVRETLTEEFE; encoded by the coding sequence ATGGCAACCGGACCACGATACAAGGTGCCGATGCGGCGCCGTCGCGAAGTTCGGACCGACTACCACCAGAGGTTGCGCCTGCTGAAATCCGGCAAGCCGCGACTCGTCGCGCGCGTGTCGAACAAGCACGTCAGGGCGCAGCTGGTCACCCCCGGTCCGAGCGGAGACGAGACCCACGCCGCGGCCTCGAGCGAGGACCTGTCGGAGTACGGCTGGGAGGCCCCCACGGGCAACATCCCCAGCGCGTACCTGACGGGTTACCTCGCGGGGCTGCGTGCGGTCGACGCCGGCCTCGACGAGGCCGTGCTCGACATCGGGCTCAACACGGCGACGCCCGGCAACAAGACGTTCGCTGTACAGGAAGGTGCGATCGACGCGGGGCTCGACATCCCCCACAACGAGGACGTGCTGGCCGAGTGGCCGCGCAACCGCGGCGAGGACATCGCCGCGTACGCGGAGTCGCTCGACGAGCCGCTCTACTCGGGGGAGTTCGACGCCGCGGACCTCCCGGACCACTTCGACGAGGTCCGGGAGACGCTAACGGAGGAATTCGAGTAA
- a CDS encoding 30S ribosomal protein S5, which produces MSRNNDGWEPRTRLGRKVQEGDISSMEEALATGLPLKEPQIVDQLLGGLDDEVLDINMVQRMTDSGRRVKFRCVCAVGNRDGYLGYAEARDDQVGGAIQKAIEVAKLNIISVDRGSGSWEDSAGGVNSLTRTAKGKAGSVTVEIRPAPQGLGLAAAETVRNILELAGVQDAWTSSDGNTRTTVNLAKATFNALQNASQARTPDRAARIQREAGGEEAR; this is translated from the coding sequence ATGAGTAGAAACAACGACGGCTGGGAGCCGCGAACGCGTCTCGGCCGCAAGGTACAGGAGGGCGACATCTCCTCGATGGAGGAGGCGCTCGCCACCGGGCTCCCGCTGAAGGAGCCCCAGATCGTCGACCAGCTCCTCGGGGGGCTCGACGACGAGGTCCTCGACATCAACATGGTCCAGCGGATGACCGACTCCGGGCGCCGGGTGAAGTTCCGCTGCGTCTGCGCGGTCGGCAACCGCGACGGCTACCTCGGCTACGCCGAGGCTCGCGACGACCAGGTCGGCGGCGCCATCCAGAAGGCCATCGAGGTCGCGAAGCTGAACATCATCAGCGTCGACCGAGGGTCGGGTAGCTGGGAGGACTCCGCCGGCGGGGTCAACTCGCTCACCCGGACCGCCAAGGGCAAAGCGGGCTCCGTCACGGTCGAGATCCGCCCGGCCCCGCAGGGGCTCGGGCTGGCGGCCGCGGAGACGGTGCGCAACATCCTCGAACTGGCCGGCGTGCAGGACGCCTGGACCAGTTCCGACGGCAACACGCGCACGACGGTGAACCTCGCGAAGGCGACGTTCAACGCGCTGCAGAACGCCTCGCAGGCACGCACGCCCGACCGGGCCGCGCGGATCCAGCGCGAGGCCGGCGGCGAGGAGGCCCGCTGA
- a CDS encoding 50S ribosomal protein L30, with product MQAVVQLRGEVDTSAAQRDTLKMLNLHAVNHATLVPEEDTYRGMIAKVNDYVAFGEPSAEVVATTIARRGEPLEGDADIDDEWVDEHTDYADLEALAEALVDEETTLREQGLSPAIRLHPPRKGHRGIKHAEKNGGELGRHENIDDLLEAMR from the coding sequence ATGCAGGCTGTCGTCCAGCTGCGCGGCGAGGTCGACACCTCGGCCGCCCAGCGCGACACCCTGAAGATGCTGAACCTCCACGCCGTGAACCACGCGACGCTGGTTCCCGAGGAGGACACCTACCGCGGGATGATCGCGAAGGTGAACGACTACGTCGCGTTCGGCGAGCCGTCGGCGGAGGTCGTGGCGACGACCATCGCGCGCCGCGGCGAGCCGCTAGAGGGCGACGCCGACATCGACGACGAGTGGGTCGACGAGCACACCGACTACGCCGACCTCGAAGCGCTCGCGGAGGCGCTCGTGGACGAGGAGACGACCCTGCGCGAGCAGGGGCTCTCCCCGGCAATTCGGCTCCACCCCCCGCGAAAGGGGCACCGTGGCATCAAGCACGCCGAGAAGAACGGCGGCGAGCTCGGTCGCCACGAGAACATCGACGACCTCCTGGAGGCGATGCGATAA
- a CDS encoding uL15m family ribosomal protein, protein MTNKKRRQRGSRTHGGGSHKNRRGAGHRGGRGAAGRKKHERNLYGPLGKHGFTRPPTLQDEVAEVTVQKLDEDAALLAADGLAEEEGDGYAIDARDVAEDGHDVDVVKVLGNGSVRGELHVTADAFTGKARSLIEEAGGSVELTDRAEEAAESEAEDSQPDEEEA, encoded by the coding sequence ATGACGAACAAGAAGCGACGCCAGCGCGGCTCGCGGACCCACGGCGGCGGCAGCCACAAGAACCGGCGCGGCGCCGGTCACCGCGGCGGCCGCGGCGCCGCCGGTCGGAAGAAGCACGAGCGGAACCTCTACGGTCCGCTCGGCAAGCACGGCTTCACCCGCCCGCCAACGCTCCAGGACGAGGTCGCCGAGGTCACCGTCCAGAAGCTCGACGAGGACGCGGCGCTGCTGGCCGCGGACGGCCTCGCCGAGGAGGAGGGCGACGGCTACGCCATCGACGCCCGCGACGTCGCCGAGGACGGTCACGACGTCGACGTCGTGAAGGTACTCGGTAACGGTAGCGTCCGCGGCGAACTGCACGTGACCGCCGACGCGTTCACGGGCAAGGCGCGCTCGCTCATCGAGGAGGCCGGCGGCTCGGTCGAGCTGACCGACCGTGCCGAGGAGGCGGCCGAATCCGAAGCGGAAGATTCTCAACCGGACGAGGAAGAGGCGTAA